A segment of the Rattus rattus isolate New Zealand chromosome 4, Rrattus_CSIRO_v1, whole genome shotgun sequence genome:
ACAGCCGCCGCAGCTTGATGTCCTGAGCCGGGGCAGGTAAGGGGGTGGCTGCCCTCGAAACCCTGTGAAAAGGACTTAGGGATACACGGGATGGTAGCTCGAAAAGTCCTCAGAACTGGGATGGAAAACCACAGAATCTGCCTTCTCACCATCCTTCAAGATCTTTTTCTCAGGCAGTCAATATTACTGTGGACATGGAGGACTGTTGAAGACAAATTGGGCAGAATTTACAAATGTTGGTTTTACCCATAAAGCCATTTGGATCTTTTGGTCTATGATTTATGTATCAGTTATTAAATGCGTCAAAGTCTGGCCTTTCCTCCCGTTTAGATAAGTTAGGCACAAGTCTGAATGAAGTGAAACAAATGGTACTGTGTGGATTTAAGTCCCCCTCATTCTCCAGAGAAACTGATGTGCCAGGTGAGCCCTTACAGATTTCAGATTCCCTCATCGCTTAAGTTTTAAAAGGACAACCTTTTTTTAACCTCAGCTTCTAGATTCTAATGGAGAAAATAACTTGCTGTGGGAGGAGGCATCTCATGAAAGAACTGTCACGGAACTGTCCcaggtactttttaaaattacatttattgtttGTGCTACAATTGTGTATGTAGAGCTCAGCCCTCCACTGTGTGAGTAAAAGGATTGAACCGAGTTCGTCAGTCAGGCTCAGAAGCAAATGcctaccttctgagccatctcagtggctTAGCCTAGGCAATGCTTTCAAAATACTGATTATAATGTATATTCTAGTAAACGTACTTCTCAAAAGCATTTCCCttgaaaaaaatagtttcaaGAACAAGTTCAAAGTCTGGGACTGTACCACAGTTTGTAAAATGCCTGTCTAGTGTGCAGAGATCTTGGGGTTGGACCCCCAGGAATCACACATAATATGGGACATGATGCTGCACACTTGAAACTGTAGCATGGAGTACAGGAGGGATTGTCAGAAGCCTCATAGCATCCGCAGATACACAGatagctgaggccagcctgggacacaggagagcctttctctgaaaagaaaacagaaacttgaGAGTGATTGTTTCTATCCTGTGTTCTGATAACAGCTGTGGGCTCTGGTGGCCACAGCCCCATTTgtactagggatcaaactcagcacTTCCCACATGGTGAGCGAGcagcctgccctcacctgtagcTAAAGGTAGATGTGGTTTGCCCACTGGGACCAGGCTGAAAGACCCATTTTAGTGCTCACAGTCTTCTAGAGGCCGTTTCCCTGAAAGGACATCCTGTCATGGTGCTCCCCCTTTAAAAGTTCTGCCTACTTTgtttaacctaaagaaagagcgTAGCCCTAGTCTCAATGGTTCTGGGCCTTACAAGATACCTTTCAGATACTGGGAGCATAGCTGggcttagaggcagaggcaggtgtgtgtctttgcattcgaggccagcctggtctacaagagtgagtccaggagagccagggccaagcagagaaaccctgtcttggggttggggggtgaggggtggataTTTGGAACATTTCTACTTCGCTGTCTGTAATACTAGACAGAAATATGAAAACTGAGACGTGAACCACGACCCTCCAGCCGCACCCCCACCTGGCTTTGttcatttactttattatatCCTCTGAgggggtcagttctctccctccaacTCAAACTCCCAGGCTTAGTGGCACGTCCATTACCCAGTGAGTCATCTCCGTGGTCTGAAACTTCTCTTAATAGCTTGGTTCACCTCCTTCCAGACTTTTCAGGTATAGCACATTTTTAATATTAGACCATTAATAAATTTTGACATTTAGTGATCAAGAGTAGAATAATTGAGATCTCTGTATTAAAAAGATTTTCCTTGAAATTCTAacttttgtgttctttgttttctgaaagagTCAACAGGTAACCTTGTCTGAATCGGACACTTGGTCTTCAGATGGTACTGAGTTACCTGTGGACTGGAGTATTAAAACCCGCCTCCTTTTCACCTCTTCTCAACCCTTTTCCTGGGCAGAACATTTGAAAGCACAGGAAGAAGCCCAAGGACTTGTCCAGCATTGTAGGGCAACAGAAGTTACATTACCACAGAGTATACAGGTAAGTCCGAAATGAAGGAACCTGAGAGGAAGGGATGTATGTTTTTAATACGTGTgagtttgcgtgtgtgtgtgtgtgtgtgtgattgtgtgagtgtgtgtgatctCGTGTCTGCACATGAAGGTATCAGGACACAGCCAAAGGATCTAGTCCTGTTAGTCCTGTGTcctggtctctccctccctcccttgttgcCTTGAAACAGGGATATTTGTGAGCTTGAAGCTCACATTTTTTTTGCTCGTCTGGTGGCCAGCCCAGCAAGCTCCTAGCCCCACTCTCCTTGGTCCTGGGGTCATAGTCAGGCACAGGGAAGTCTCAGTTCATTGTCTGGGTGCTGAGTTCCAAGCTCAGGCCCCTGCAATGCTGTTTCTCTGCAGCCCCTGTCAGCCTGTGTTAGTGTTTCAAGTTAAATATGGAAGGAGCTGTTCTTTTGACGTGTGTAGATTCCAGAAGTTGACATCATTCCTCCCAAAGGGTACTTTCACTTCCTGTTTGTCAGGTCGAGAACTGCTCAGTAGAGGTAGAGACTGGAGATAAATCAGTAGTGCAGACAGGAAGTGTCTTCTCTAAACCATCTCTAGGTTtttaacaaaacataaacaattgAACTGCAATAGCTGATGAATTTTTACTGATATTACGTAGAGGACActcttcattttttgttgttgatggtggtggttttgttaggtttctctgtttttgagacagggtcttactgtatttggtcctggctgtcttggaactcactttgcacactagactggcctcaaactcacagagatctgtctacttctgcctccccagtattaaaggcatatgctgctCTGCCCAGCCATACTGTGATTcttaataaagaataaatgagtTCTAGGATGGTCTCAGACTAGGTTTAATTACCGTGAAGCAGCTCATCACTGCAAACTAGGTTCTAACAGTGTGCTTAAAATAGGACTTGTGATATATCCCTGGATAAATAAATGAGGGCAGTTTGAATTTAGCGGCTTCACTGCTTTTGAGGCTGCATTCCCAGGGGTGATTTGGTGCTGTCCTCCATGCACACCCCTCCTTCCATCATCCAGTCATTTACTGTTCTCAGGGACAACAAGAGACAGAATGTCCCATCTTAATGAGTGTGCTCTCTCCCGGGCAGGGTCACTATTTGCTGTCCAGAACGCTGTAGACTTCATTTTCACCTCTTAACAGCTGCCAAGGTCTCCCTACAATTATAGCATTGAAAGTTCTTAGGctggctgcagaggtggctcggtggttaggagaGATCTCTGTTCTTCCTGAGAACCCACGTTCGCACTGctcagaactccagctccaggcctcCTATTGGCCACCTGTACTGTATAGGCacacaaaacactaaaaataatctTTCTGGGGagtgtttgaggcagagtctttctacatagccctggctttcctgggactccttatgtaggccaggctggactcaagAGATCGGccttcctcctaagtgctgggattaaaggtgtgtgccattacCCTCAACTAAAAATACAGAATTCTTCTTAGAAAATGTATTAGATTAAGGGTGTGATACATTCAgtgtctctggtggaattttacCTTTATGATGAGTAAAAATCACCCACTCTCCCCACGGAAATTTAGGATCCCAAACTGTCCACTGTGCTACGTTGTGCCTTCCAGCAGACCCTGGTCTACTGGCTTCACCCTGCCTTTTCATGGCTGCCACTCTTCCCTCGAATTGGAGCTGATAGGAAAATGGCTGCAAAGACAAGTCCATGGTCAACGGATGAAAGCCTGCAGCATGCTTTAATGAGTGACTGGTAAGAGCACACTCCAGAGGCGAGCCTTCAGCAGCAGGACCTGGTGTTTGAGTCTTCCCTGAAGGGCTAATGGTGAAGGCTCTTTGTGTTTCTGGACATTGCCAGAAGCTTAATGACCACGATTTACATTTGCATTTTCCCAGTGTGTAACCAATGTACTGGATAAACATAGCGGGAGGTGTAGGTCTTCAGGCTTCTTCTTGTCAATTGATGCTTTTTGAGACTAGGCAAAAACTATGCTTGAAAGACATCTACAGCCTTCAAATGCAGATTTACACAGCTACAGAAACTCAATTCAGTGTTTGGAACATTCatgttcagtttttaatttaCGTGTcagaataaattaagaaattattaattaaattactATAGAATTGAGTTTCAAGTATGTTATCACCTGAGAAACTTCCTTTGCTTCCTAGGTCTGTGAGTTTTACGTCTTTATATAACCTGCTGAAGACGAAGCTTTGCCCCTATTTCTACGTTTGCTCCTATCAGTTTACGGTCCTGTTCCGGGCAGCAGGATTAGCAGGAAGCAGTGTGATCACAGCGCTCATCACCCCTACAACTAGAGGCTTAAGAGAAGCTATGAAAAATGAAGGTAATAATAGTTGAGGTTTAAAGTTGAGGATTCCTCTTGCCTTAAATGATAatctttaggggctggagagatggcttagtgtttaaAGAGTATGGACTGCTCTTACACAGGACCTGGCTCTGATTCCCACCACACACACGATGGCTAAAAGCCATGTGCAACTACAGTTCCATCTGTAACTACAATGTGCCCTCTGTAAGCACCAGACATATAAGTGCTACCCAGACATAAACACCCATacgcatttttaaaaacaaatcatctTTTACTAATTGGTCATCAATATTATTTTATGGGATGGATATAGTTCTtttttagaggtttttttttttttttcttcctgatggTAAACCTGTCTCTTAAATATATCTGGAAGttaattattttccctttttgaaCTCTGAGGTAAAGCACATATTACATCCTATAAAGCCACTGTCCTGTTGAATAtactgtgatttttaaaacatgtctttacatttatttattttgtatgcgtgtttgtgtttctgtgggcACACGCATACCATGCatggcacacatgtagaggtAGACAGCTTCACAGAGTCCCTTGTATCCATCATGTGATTCTAGGAAGTGAACTTGGGTGTCATACAGGAAGGCAGATTCTGCCCTCTAAACCTTCACACCAGTCCTAGATTCTTTGATATCTGACTTCtcctttaatacttttaaaaccCATGTTGTCTGATTAACTAGTGGATAGAGACAGTGGATCAACTAGGGAAGGATAGAGACAGGTCCCTTTTAATAGAAACCGAGTCTGTGTACCCCAATAGGAGGACACTCCTGGTTAATTGAAGAAAATTGGGTTATATTTTCTGATGTAGGTATTGAATTTTCTCTGCCTTTACTAGAAGAAAGTGGTCATAAGGAGAAAGTTCGAGAACCAAGCCTGGAATCTGAGGAGTACGTAATTACAAAACCCTTTGCATGTTCACTTTTATGAAGTCTCTAATTCACTCGTTTGATGCGTTTTTAACAGCATCAAGTGTGAAAATGCACTTCTAACTGTAGCAGTTTCCTAGGGAGCAGGCAGTCAGTGACGAAGATGAAGAGGAAAGTTTCTCTTGGCTGGAAGAGATCGGTGTGCAGGATCAAATTAAGAAGCCAGACTTGATCTCTGTCAAGCTGTATCCTTTCTGTTAAGAGCATCCACTGTGTTAGTGATTCGAACACTGCTTTAAGACAGCCCTTGTTGCTCAAGTATGAAGTCTTTGTTGGTTTCTATCACATTCGAATTTCATTCAAACTTGTGAATGGGACTAGGAGCACCAGGTATGTGGAGGCTGCCCCGCTGTGGGTTCCTTTTGCTCTTTCCTTGATTGTGATCTTCAGAcgtaaagaaaaacatgaagtaCAGATGGATCACCGACCAGAGTCTGTCGTACTGGTGAAAGGACTCAATACCTTCAAACTGCTCAACTTTTTGATCAATTGCAAGAGTTTAGTTGCTACCTCAGGCGCACAGGCAGGTCTCCCACCCACTCTCTTATCCCCAGTTGCCTTTCGAGGTGCCTCAATGCAAATGCTTAAGGTAAGTGTTTACATCAT
Coding sequences within it:
- the Donson gene encoding protein downstream neighbor of Son isoform X1 encodes the protein MAVSVPGYSPSFKRPPEVVRLRRKRSRDHGTAVSSALPEPALRRAALAAGLPLRPFPTAGGRGGATTTIARRNPFARLDNRPRVADEAPEEPLRGPQGVPGPLLDSNGENNLLWEEASHERTVTELSQSQQVTLSESDTWSSDGTELPVDWSIKTRLLFTSSQPFSWAEHLKAQEEAQGLVQHCRATEVTLPQSIQDPKLSTVLRCAFQQTLVYWLHPAFSWLPLFPRIGADRKMAAKTSPWSTDESLQHALMSDWSVSFTSLYNLLKTKLCPYFYVCSYQFTVLFRAAGLAGSSVITALITPTTRGLREAMKNEGIEFSLPLLEESGHKEKVREPSLESEEEQAVSDEDEEESFSWLEEIGVQDQIKKPDLISVKLRKEKHEVQMDHRPESVVLVKGLNTFKLLNFLINCKSLVATSGAQAGLPPTLLSPVAFRGASMQMLKARSINVKTQALFGYRDKFSLEITGPVMPHALHSVAMLLRSSQRGSFSAGLYAHEPTAVFNVGLPLDKELDRKGAHKDLANCGLHPKTLEQLSQMPVLGKSSLRNVEMSDYIVNWRS
- the Donson gene encoding protein downstream neighbor of Son isoform X3 produces the protein MAVSVPGYSPSFKRPPEVVRLRRKRSRDHGTAVSSALPEPALRRAALAAGLPLRPFPTAGGRGGATTTIARRNPFARLDNRPRVADEAPEEPLRGPQGVPGPLLDSNGENNLLWEEASHERTVTELSQSQQVTLSESDTWSSDGTELPVDWSIKTRLLFTSSQPFSWAEHLKAQEEAQGLVQHCRATEVTLPQSIQDPKLSTVLRCAFQQTLVYWLHPAFSWLPLFPRIGADRKMAAKTSPWSTDESLQHALMSDWSVSFTSLYNLLKTKLCPYFYVCSYQFTVLFRAAGLAGSSVITALITPTTRGLREAMKNEGIEFSLPLLEESGHKEKVREPSLESEEEQAVSDEDEEESFSWLEEIGVQDQIKKPDLISVKLRKEKHEVQMDHRPESVVLVKGLNTFKLLNFLINCKSLVATSGAQAGLPPTLLSPVAFRGASMQMLKKGAHKDLANCGLHPKTLEQLSQMPVLGKSSLRNVEMSDYIVNWRS
- the Donson gene encoding protein downstream neighbor of Son isoform X2, whose protein sequence is MAVSVPGYSPSFKRPPEVVRLRRKRSRDHGTAVSSALPEPALRRAALAAGLPLRPFPTAGGRGGATTTIARRNPFARLDNRPRVADEAPEEPLRGPQGVPGPLLDSNGENNLLWEEASHERTVTELSQSQQVTLSESDTWSSDGTELPVDWSIKTRLLFTSSQPFSWAEHLKAQEEAQGLVQHCRATEVTLPQSIQQTLVYWLHPAFSWLPLFPRIGADRKMAAKTSPWSTDESLQHALMSDWSVSFTSLYNLLKTKLCPYFYVCSYQFTVLFRAAGLAGSSVITALITPTTRGLREAMKNEGIEFSLPLLEESGHKEKVREPSLESEEEQAVSDEDEEESFSWLEEIGVQDQIKKPDLISVKLRKEKHEVQMDHRPESVVLVKGLNTFKLLNFLINCKSLVATSGAQAGLPPTLLSPVAFRGASMQMLKARSINVKTQALFGYRDKFSLEITGPVMPHALHSVAMLLRSSQRGSFSAGLYAHEPTAVFNVGLPLDKELDRKGAHKDLANCGLHPKTLEQLSQMPVLGKSSLRNVEMSDYIVNWRS